A stretch of the Papaver somniferum cultivar HN1 chromosome 6, ASM357369v1, whole genome shotgun sequence genome encodes the following:
- the LOC113289332 gene encoding flavin-containing monooxygenase FMO GS-OX-like 3: MISRKVAVIGAGAAGLVASRELLREGHEVVVFERSDRLGGTWVYDPNVDSDPLGLDPSRTIIHSSLYDSLRTNLPRETMGFRDYPFVAKVNDGRDPRRFPHHSEVLHYLEDFANHFELIELIRFETEVIYAGLLEEERELKNSWVVKSRKKGEVGNSSVAHEVFDAVVVCSGHYTHPNIAEIPGIEAWPGKQLHSHNYCVPEPFSGQVVLIIGNSVSAEDISKEISIVAKEVHVASRSTMDALLTKRFVYDNMWLHSMVKSAHEDGTIVFSDGSLIPVDVIVHCTGYKYYFPFLEINNIVTVDDSSVGPLYKHIFPPMLAPMLSFIGIPFWALPFPIFELQSKWVAGVLSGRCSLPSEQQMIKDVKAFYLELEAAAFPKCYTHRLAEKQYDYSDWLAAESGCQPWEEWRKQMLKEHVSNYLTRPETYRDEWEDEYSILQAQEDFCQYSPRKFCGHGKEA; the protein is encoded by the exons ATGATTTCAAGAAAAGTAGCTGTGATCGGTGCAGGTGCTGCTGGCTTGGTTGCATCTCGAGAATTGCTCAGAGAGGGTCATGAGGTGGTAGTATTTGAACGGAGTGATCGACTTGGAGGAACATGGGTATACGATCCAAACGTCGATTCTGATCCGTTGGGGTTGGACCCATCTCGAACCATCATCCACAGCAGTCTCTATGATTCTCTAAGGACTAATCTCCCTAGAGAAACCATGGGTTTTAGAGATTACCCTTTTGTTGCAAAAGTGAACGATGGTAGAGACCCAAGAAGGTTTCCTCATCACAGTGAGGTCTTACATTATTTAGAAGACTTTGCAAATCATTTTGAACTCATTGAGCTGATCCGGTTTGAAACTGAGGTAATTTATGCTGGTTTATTGGAGGAAGAACGGGAGTTGAAGAATAGTTGGGTCGTCAAGTCAAGGAAGAAAGGTGAAGTTGGTAATTCGTCTGTTGCCCATGAAGTGTTTGATGCTGTGGTTGTGTGTAGTGGGCACTATACACATCCAAATATTGCAGAAATTCCAG GTATAGAAGCATGGCCGGGGAAGCAACTTCACAGCCACAATTACTGTGTTCCTGAGCCCTTCAGTGGTCAA GTTGTGCTTATAATAGGAAACTCTGTTAGTGCTGAGGACATATCTAAGGAGATTTCTATAGTTGCAAAAGAAGTTCACGTTGCGTCAAGATCTACCATGGACGCGCTACTTACCAAAAGATTTGTTTATGACAACATGTGGCTTCATTCAATG GTTAAGAGTGCACATGAAGATGGAACTATAGTTTTCTCAGACGGAAGCTTGATTCCTGTTGATGTTATTGTACACTGTACGGG GTACAAGTACTATTTCCCTTTTCTAGAGATCAATAATATTGTGACCGTCGATGACAGTTCTGTAGGGCCTCTATACAAGCACATTTTTCCGCCGATGTTGGCTCCTATGCTTTCTTTTATTGGGATACCTTTTTGG GCTCTACCTTTCCCCATATTTGAATTGCAAAGCAAGTGGGTGGCTGGTGTTTTATCTGGCCGGTGTTCACTCCCATCTGAACAACAGATGATCAAGGATGTCAAGGCCTTCTATTTGGAACTTGAAGCAGCAGCATTCCCAAAATGTTACACTCATCGGTTAGCAGAAAAGCAG TATGATTATAGTGATTGGCTTGCTGCTGAGAGTGGGTGTCAGCCATGGGAGGAGTGGAGAAAGCAGATGCTTAAGGAACATGTGAGCAACTACTTAACACGACCAGAAACTTATCGTGATGAATGGGAAGATGAATATTCGATCTTGCAAGCTCAAGAAGATTTTTGCCAGTATTCACCAAGGAAG TTCTGTGGGCATGGCAAAGAGGCGTAG